The Syntrophorhabdaceae bacterium DNA window CCGGATGGAACCATTATGCGGAAAAGGTATTCGGCTGGTCCTCATACGAGGCCGTGGGTAATGATTTCTTTATATTTACGGCTCCCCCTGCCCCATACGAAACGCCTTCTCCCCTACCCGCCGCCGATGGCGTTCCCGTCCATGAGATAAGGACCCATTCGAATAAGCAAGGCAGCACGATCACTTGCGAGTGGAGCCACCACATCGGGAGAGATGGAAAAGGCACCATGACGGGCGCGGTCTCCGTGGGCAATGTTACCCGCGTTATGGGTGCAATCGAGCCGGCCGATGAGAGCTCCCGTTTTCTTCAGGCCCTGATCGACTCTATTCCGGACCCTATCTATTATAAGGATGGGAACGGGAAGTACCTGAACTGCAACAAGGCCTTTGCCATGGTCCTGGGGAAAGAGAGAGAGCAGATCGTGGGGAGGACCGTCTTCGATCTTCATCCCCTTGATCTTGCCCGCCATTACCAAGAAAAAGATTCCCAGCTTTTTCAGAACCCGGGGGTGCAGACCTATGAGGCCTCTTTCATGTACGCCGACGGGATGAGGCACGACGTCATCTTTGTGAAGGGCACGTTCCTCGATAAAGAAGGTGCGATCGGAGGGCTGATCGGGGTCATTCGCGACATTACCGAACGCAGAAGGGCGGAGACGAGACTCTCCGAATCGGAGGAGCGCTACCGTATCGCCATCGAACATTCCAACGACGGCGTCGGCATCCTGAAAGGGGACCACCATGTCTATGTAAATCAAAGGTATCTCGAGATATTCGGCTACGATAAGGTGGAAGAGCCGCTCAAGAAAAATATATTCAATACCGTCCACCCCGATGATCGCGAGAAGGTGAGGGCAATAAATCGGGCGAGACAAAAGGGCGAGCCGGTTCCTTCCCGTTATGAATTCAAAGGCGTCCGAAAAGACGGGAGCCCCATCCACGTGGAAGTCTCGGCCACGGAAATCACGTACAGGGACGAGCCGGCGGGCCTCGTCTACTTAAGAGACGTCACGGAGCGCAAGATAGCCCTCGATAAGCTGCAGGAGAGCGAAAGCAAATACAGGACCCTCTTCGACCACGCCACCGCCGCGATCTTTATCGTAAAAGACGATCAATTCATAGACTGTAATCAAAAGGCGTTAACCGTGTTTGACTGTTCCAGGGAAGAAATAATGGCCCAAACCGCGTTTCGCTTTGCCCCTTCCGGTGAAGGTGAAGCCAAAGACCCTTCTCAAAGGTTACGGGAAAGATTTGCCGCGGCCCTCGCCGGTCAAACCCAGTTTTTCGAGTCAAAAGCCGTCAGATACGATGGGTCCCCTTTCGACGCAGAGATCAGCCTGAGCCGCATCGAGCTTGAGGGGGAGTATATGCTCCAGGTCATCATTCAGGATATTACCCAACGGAAAGAGACCGAGCGGGAGCTCGAAACGAAATCCTTAAGCCTTGAAGAAGTGAACGTCGCCCTGAGGGTGCTTCTCCGGCAAAGGGAAAAGGATAAGAATGAGGTCGGTGACCATATTCTGCGCAACGTCGAGGACCTCGTGCTCCCCTACATAGACATCTTGAAACAAAGAAGGATGGACGAGCAGCAGAACGCATATCTGAATGTCCTCGAGATAAATCTGAAGAATATCATCTCTCCCTTTATGCACAGGCTGACGTCCGTGTTCGGTGGTTTTACCCCGGCTGAGATCAAAGTAGCAAACTTTATAAGGGAAGGTAAAACCATCAAGGAAATCGCCCGGATAATAGGGGTATCGGAGAGCTCCGTCAACACCCATCGGCAGCACATCAGGAATAAGCTCGGTCTCGCCAACCGAAAAACAAATCTGAGGACCTATCTCATGTCCCTCTCTAGATGATGATCTTTTATCATCATTTTCTAATCATTTATTAATCGTCAATCCCCTGCTCTATCTGTGCTAGTATTATACTGAAAGGTCGAACGTGAACAAGGGATGGGTGTGAAGCGTGGTGTCTTTGCCGCTCGAAAAGATACGGGAAACATGGGGCGACAGGAGGCAAAGATAACGATGAGGGAGAGTGCATTATGAAGAGCAGAATTATCGAGCGGGAAGAATTTTCATGGCCCGACAGGAGCACCCAACGGTACTGCACGGTCCGGGAGCGATATTTCCATGAAGGCAGGCCCGCGGGGCTTGCATCATCAGACAACGGGACCGGCTACACCGAAGGGATTCTGAATATTATGGATGTGAAACCGGAATGGACCGTGCTCGATATGGCCTGCGCCGACGGGGCACTTGCAATTGCCCTGGCAGAGCGGGTGAAACATGTGACGGCCGTCGATTTTTCGGAAAACATGCTCGAAATCCTCAAGGCACGCCTTATCACCAAGTCCATCACAAACGTGAAACCTATTCACGGGCAATGGGAAGACGACTGGAACGGCCTCGGGATCGGAATGCACGATGTTGCCGTGGCATCCCGTTCGGTCCGGGCGGACGACCTTCTCGACACGGTCCTCAAGCTCAATTCGTTTGCAAAAAAACGGGTATACCTCTCCACCGCGGTAGGGGACGGACCCTTTGACCGTGCAATTTATGAGGCGACAGGCAGAACACTGAATATGGGCCCCAGCTATACCTATGTCTATTACAACCTGATCTACCGGCGCATGGGCATCCTCGCCAATATCGCGTTCGTGAGAGAATCACGGGAGAATGAATGGTCCTCTCTCCAGGAGGCTCTGGACAGTCAAAAATGGATGTTCGGCGATCTGACCATGGAGGAAGACGAGAAGCTGAGACGCCATCTCGACCGCACCCTCATAGAGGCGGACGGCAGGTGGAGGCTTCCCTATGAGCGGGAATGCAGATGGGCCGTCATGTCGTGGGAGAAGGAGTAAGGGTCCCGGGGACTCTCGCCGCACTTTAGCCCATGATGTGGTACCCTCCGTCTACGAAGTGAAGTCCCCCGGTGATGCTTCTCGACCGGTTGCTCACGAGGAAAGCCGCCAGGAACCCTACCTCTTCGATGGAGACGATGTGACGCTCGGGTGATACGGTCTCGGCCCGGGTGACAAGGTCGTCAAAATGGTCGATGCCCGAAGCGGCGCGCGTCCTGATCGGGCCGGGCGAGATGCTGTTGACCCTGATCCGCTCCGGACCCAACTCCGCAGCGAGGTACCTGACTACGCTCTCCAGGGCCGCCTTCACGGGCCCCATCACGTTGTAGTGCTCCACTACCTTTTCGGACCCGTAATAGGTGATCGTAAGCAGCGACCCTCCGTCGGTCATGAGAGGCTCACAGAGTCTCGCCATGCGGATGAACGAGTGGCATGACGTATCCATGGCAGTGAGAAAACCCTCGCGCGAGCTGTCCGCCACCCGTGCATGGAGGTCTTCCTTCGGCGCAAAGGCGATGGAGTGGAGGGCGAAATCGAGTTTCCCCCATGTTTCGTCTATCCTTTCGAATACCGCCTCAAGCTGGCCGGGGACCGTGACATCGCAGGGCATGATAATGGGACACCCCATTTCTTCGGCCAGGGGTCTCACATATCTTTCCGTCTTCTCATGAGAATAGGTAACGGCAAGTTCGGCCCCCAGGAGCCGGAACACGAGGCCGCATCCGTAAGCGATGCTGTTTTCATTGGCCATGCCGAGGACCAGCCCCTTCTTCCCATTCAGAAAACTACTGAAGCCCGCCCCTATAATCTCCGCCAGTCCTTTTTTCCTCTCCTCCAAAGTGGTGCTCGTCATAGGTCCCTCCCCGATTTTTTGTTGCCTTGATCCCGGGCCGATGAGGCACAACCGCCGCCGGTACGGACGAAGCAACGTCCCCGGTTGCCGGTGATGGAGCGCTTCCTGTTATCGATTCAAGGGCCGGTCCCTTGACTCGGCCGAAGGCCTTTATCACTAACGACTAGCGACTGCCTTTATTTAAATATAAGGCGAATGGTAGCCAATGTGTCGGCACATGTGAAGGTATTTTCGCGCTCGGCGGCCCTCCCAGTTGACAAGGGGCGGCCAAACCAATTATTCTGATACCACTACTATATAATAAGAGGAGCGCCTCATGATACGAGCGAAATTGTGGTTCCGGTGCGCGGCCATGCACGACCCCGTCACCCCGAAGGTGGTCCAGCCCGCGCTCGTGGGCTGGGAAGGCAAGCAGCGAAGGGTCGACCTCACGATCGAAAGGGCCTTCAACGGCGAAGAGCTGATCCGCCGGATGAAGGGGTGGGTGACTACCGATCCGGCAAAGGTCATTGCCGTGGTGAAGGAGCACGCCAAAATGAAGGTCCTCGACGATTCAGAGCTGGTCCTCGAGATGGAGGACGAGGGGAATTATGAGGCACTTGAATCAGCCCTCAAAGCGGCCTTCGCCGGCGAGGTAGATATAGAGCGAATTCAAAAAAAGCGCCTCTAGGCGTGCATATTGTCCCTTCGACAGCTCGGGCACGTGGGGAAACGCGCCGCTCTTTGCCGGCCCACGGGGGTTTACCAAATATATCCGGAAGGGCCGGACCGCTCCTTCGCCTTCCGTGGCCGTTTCCTGCGGCAATTCACGCGTTCGATTTTGCATCTTCAATTTTGCGTTGACTTCTCCCCCTCATGTGATAAAATGAAAGGCTTCATCAATCCTTTTTCACTGACCTCACGAGGCTATGTTATTTAATTCACTAGATTTTCTCATTTTTTTCGCCCTTACCGCCATCGGATTTTTTGCCATACCGGAACGTTTCCGGTGGGCCCTCCTGCTTCTTGCCAGCTATGTCCTCTATATGTCATGGGAGCCTGCTTATACGGTGCTTCTCGCCGCCCTTACCCTTTTCAATTATTATGCGGCCCTCCGTATCGCGAGGGCGCAATCGGTGCGCGAGAAAAAGACGGCACTCATCCTCAGCCTCCTTTCGAATGCGGGCCTTCTCTTCCTCTTCAAATACCTAGGACTCTTCTCCCTTTCCGTTCAAGCCCTGTGCAGGTCTCTCAATATGACAGTGGCGATCCCGGTTGTCTCCCTGGCGCTCCCCGTGGGAATCTCCTTTTACACGCTCAAGATAATGAACTATACCGTCGATGTCTACCGGGGGAAGGTGGAGCCTGAAAGGAGACTCGGCTTTTTTGCCCTTTATGCGGCTTTCTTCCCCCAACTGCTTGCCGGGCCCATTGACCGGGCCGCCAAGCTCCTTCCCCAGTTCCATGAGAAGACCGGATTTGACTACCAGCGGGTAAGGGACGGGCTGGCCCTTATGCTGTGGGGATTCTTTCAAAAGATGGTCATCGCCGACAATCTGGCCGTCATGGTGGATAAGGTCTACGACAATCCCGCCCTCCACGGGGCGCCGGTCCTTGCCCTCGCGAGCCTGTTATTCACCTTTCAGATATACTGCGATTTTTCCGGTTATTCCGATATTGCCATAGGGGCAGCAAGGGTCTTTGGCTACAAATCGATGCAGAATTTCGATCGTCCTTACTTCTCCGCCTCCATTCCGGAATTCTGGAGACGATGGCATATTTCCCTTTCCACCTGGTTCAGGGATTACCTCTATATCCCGCTGGGAGGCAATCGAGGCTCCCGTGCCCGCTGGTACATGAATCTCATGATCGTCTTTCTCGTGAGCGGCCTGTGGCATGGCGCCAACTGGACCTTTGTGGTATGGGGCGCCATCCATGGATGCTTCTACGTGATCTCTACCCTGACTCTGGGCGTGCGGGAGCGGATCGCGGTCCTTACGGGCCTGGCGCGCGTACCATCGGTCCACAAAGGGCTGCGGGTGGCGATTACCTTCTGCCTCGTCACCTTTGCCTTCATATTCTTCAGGGCCCCCACCCTATCTCATGGTGTGACGATCGTAGAGCGGCTCGTGACGGGATGGGGCGGCACATTCGGGCAAGACGGCGCAGGCGCCTTGATGGCCTTTATCCGGTCCAATTTTTTCGAATTTTCAGTCGGTCTCCTCTCCGTGGCGCTTATGGAGACGGTCCACCTGGTGCAGGACAGGCCGAAAGCGAGGGATATGTTCCGGAGCGGTCCGGCATGGGTACGCTGGCCCCTCTATTACGGCCTTATTGCGGCGGTCCTCCTTTTGGGCAGTTTCGGCTCCCGGCAATTTATATACTTTCAGTTCTAGGTGGGCAGGATGAAACGGTTCGTTCTTAGAATTTTGCTTTTCCTGGTCCCCTTCGCGGCCCTGCTTGCGATCGAGATTTTTCTGCTTCCTATCGACTTTTTTACCTTCAGGGTATGGGAAGCCTTGAAAACGGACAGCATGAGCAAATACCTGCCGGGCTATTTCTACCCGGACATGAGCGTTACTAAAGTGGAGGAAGGAGATCTCGGGCACCATTCAGTCAATGGAGTGAAACGAAGGGTAGAGTGGAGGACGGACCGGGGCGGCTACCGGAACTCGTGGCCCGCGAGCGAATGTGGGACGCTCATCATCGGCGATTCGAATGGCGTGGGCACCGGCCTTACCCAGGAAGATACGCCGGCCCGTGCCCTGGCGCGTGAGCTCGGGGCAAAGGTCTACAGCTTCGCCCCCGGCTCGGTGAATGCCTATTTGAAGGAGCAGCGTTTTCTCGATCACCCTCCCTCCCTCGTGATACTCCTGTCCATAGAGCGACAGGTCGTGACGCTCAGGCCGGTAAAGAAAGAGCTCGTCTCCCCGTCCGCCTTCGAACGTCAACTCATCCGGGCACGCTCCCTCATGTCGGAAAACCGGATGGTCGAAAAGGTCGCCATACCCGTTGACAGGGCTTTCAAGGCGATCATGCTCCATTATGTACGGGCCGAGATCAGACGGAACCTCTCCTTATCCACCCCCGGCGGAGGAAAAGGGGAAGGGCAAAAGAGGGTACTCTTTCTCCCCCCGGGACTCTTCGGTCACGAGGTACCCGAGGCGCTCCTCAAGGAAAGCGTGAAAGTGATTGCAGGGTACCGGGACGCGTTCGAGCGGCGGGGAGTCCGCTTTCTCTTTCTTCCCATTCCGGATAAGGAGAATATCTACCATGACCTCGTTCCCCTGAAAGAGAAACCTCTTTTTCTGACCCGCCTCGTACCGGCACTTCGAAAGGAAGGGATAGAGACGGTCGATGTCCTGAACGCCTTTGAGGGGACCTACCGTGAGAATGGTCCCGAACTCTACCTGTCGGACGATACCCATTGGGGTGCGGAAGGCGTAAGGATCGCGGCAAGGCTCATAAAACAGGAAATTGCCGGAAAGGCCCCGTTGGCAGGCGCGGCGGGCGGGATGTCGAAAACCCCCTGAAAAACTAATATTTATTCGTACCCGTGGGAGATGTTACTTCCCCGTGATATGCTCGTAAAACTCTTTGAGGTTTTTGAGAGTCACTATGTCCATACCGTCCATTTTCTCCATGCTCCTCGGACAGAATATCTTGGTGATGCCCAGCCGCTCGCACTCCTTCACCCTCGCCTCGATACCCGCCACCCTTCTCACCTCTCCCGTGAGGCCCACCTCTCCGACCAGGGCCGTATCTTTGCCGAGGCTCCGGTCAAGAAAGCTCGACAAAATCGCGGCGGCCACAGCGAGGTCTATGGCCGTCTCGGTGACCTTCATGCCGCTCGTCACGTTGACGTAGATATCCCTGTCGAAAAGGGTCTTGCCGAGTACCTTCTCGATTACGGCAATGAGGATGTAGAGCCGGTTCATATCGTATCCCAGGGAGAGTCGCTTGGGCATGGCGAAATTGGTCTTCGGCGTGATGGCCTGCACTTCCAGTATAAGGGGCCTCGATCCCGAGATATAGGGGAAAAGCGTACTGCCCGGGCCGATCTCGCCCCTCTCGGCAACGAAAAACTGGGAGGCGTTCTCCACGCTGATGAGCCCTTCCTTTTGCATCTGAAATATGCCGACTTCATCGACGGAGCCATACCTGTTCTTTATCGCCCGGAGCATTCTGTATGGCAGGGTCTTGTCCCCCTCGAAATAGAGCACCGTGTCGACCATGTGCTCGAGGATCTTCGGCCCTGCGATGGCCCCTTCTTTCGTGACATGGCCGATGAAGACGTGGGCCGTTTCCTTCCGTTTCATCTCCCGAATGAGTCTGGACGAAACGTCCTTGATCTGGCTCGGGCTGCCCGGAAGCATGGGCAGTCTTGGATTATAGATCGACTGGATGGAGTCGATGATGACGAGGCCGTAGGAGGCCTCCTCGATGGCCGTGAGGATATCTTCCATGCTGCTCGTGGTGAGCATGGGGAAAGGATGGGAGAGCATGAGTCTTCGTCTTCGCGAGGAGAGCTGCCTTAAGGACTCCTCCCCCGACACGTAGAGAACCCCATGTCCGAGCTCCACCATCTTCGATGCGATTTCGAAACAGAGGGTGGTTTTGCCTATTCCCGGGTCTCCCCCGAGGAGGATCGATGAGCCCCGGGTGAGACCGCCTCCCAAGACGCGGTCCATCTCCTCGATACCGAGGACCACCCGCTCCTCGATAAAATCCTCTTCCCTTACCAGTACGGGCTTCTCCGGGGCTTCGATCGACCCGCTCTCGGCCCTGAACTCCTTGACCGTCTCCCAATTCCCGCACCGCGGGCATCTGCCGAGCCATTTCGAGGTCTCATACCCGCACTCGTCGCACATAAAGGCGGTTTTTTTAGCCATTGCGCGATACGCCCAGGTGAAGTTTGAGAAGAGATGCCTGATATTCGAGCATTTTGACGAGCCATGGCCTCGTCTTCGGCAGCTCATGGGGGGCCAGCTCCAGGGTCACGTATTCGTCGTACCCGAGCCTTCGGGCCGTATTCAGCAGCTTGGCCACGGGAAGGTCCCCTCTGCCGAGAAAAAGGTGGCTTTTGTAGCCGCCATAATCGCTTATATGAATATTTTTCAGCCGCCCGGTGGAGAAGAATTTGAGAAAGGCCGCCACCACATCACCCCCGAAAGTGCCGAGATGGGTCGTATCGAAGGTGAAATAGAGGTTCCTCTCCATCCCGAAGGAGATGAGGTCTTCGTAGGCATTGAGCACGTAAGGGGCAAGCATGAGCCGCTTGCCCAGAAGGGGCATATTCTCGACTGCAAGGGAACACCCCCGGCATTCGAATTCCTCCTGAAAATCCTTTACTTTTTTGAACCAGCGGAAGAATTTCATCTCCATACTGTACCACGAAGGGGGATGGAAGTTCACTACCCCGGCCCCGAGAATGGAGCCTATTTCAAGGGTGCGGGAAAGGATCTCCTGTGATGAGCCCCAGGACCTCATTTTCGCGAAGGGTGCGTGCACCGAATATACGGGGAGTATGTCAAGACATTCCCGGACTTTGTCGATAAAGCGCGGATCGTTGAAACGGCTGTCGATCACGAGGTCGCAGCCCTCGAAGCCCGCTTCCCCGGCTATGGTGAAGATATCCCTGATCGGCAGGTAATAGAGACAGCCGGTAGAGAAGAGTATCTTCACTTTGGCGCTTTTACCCGACTCGTGACGCAGGGAGGTAGGCAATACTGCCGCGGAGGGACGCGCAATGAACCGTCATAGGATCATTATTCTTTCGTCGATATCGGTAAGGATCCTGTATTTCCCGTTTTCGATGACGACCGTGTTCTCGATGCCGCACGCGCCTTTCTTCGGAAAGACGATCTTGGGCTCGATCGCAAAGACCATGCCCTCCTCGAGGGGATAATCATGGGTTGCGGAGATGAAGGGAAATTCGGCAAGCTCGATGCCTATGCCGTGGGCGAGGAAGCGTACTTTGTGAGGTTTATAGCCGAGATAAACATCGCCAAAGCCGAGCTCATCGGCAAGGTCGACCGAATATTCGAAGAGGTCGCGGCTTACCATGCCGGTCAGGGCCTTCTCGAGGACACGGTAATGGATCTCGCGGCATGCCTCGTAGGCGAGGATGTATAGATCGGGCATGGAGCCGATGGCATACATGCGGGTCTGGTCTACCTGGTATCCATGGTAACAGATGCCGAAATCGATGAGAATGGGCTCGTTCTTCCTCACCTTCTTCATGCTTGCCCCCACCGGAAAAGCGGGCGACAAGCCGAGACCGCCCATGGGGGAATCGGACTGGCTCACGATGCTTCCCGTCCGTCCGCTTATTATATGCCACGTGTAAGCTTCGTAATTGAGGGACCTGGTCCGGAGAAGCCCCTCGTGGCCCAGCTTCTTGGCATGAGCTTCGAGTATCCCGCCGATCTCGATCTCCGTCATTCCCTCCTTCAGTATGGAGGGAATGATCCCGTATACCTCTTTTTGAATGGCCGCCGCCCTTTCCATCAGTCCGATCTCGAAAGGTGATTTGATCTTCCTGAGCTCCTTGGTGAGAGGCGATACGTTGATGAGCTCGGCGTCGTCGATTATCTCTTGAAACTTCACTACATCATTGTAGGGGATCACGTCGAGCTGAAGCCCCACCCTCTTCATGGGGCTTATGTGGGTCTTGATATCCTTATGCGACCGGATGGGGATGATTGCAGAGAGGGGAGATTCTCGTCTTGCCCGGTTGATTTCCTGCTTTACGAACAGGATGGGCTCGCCGTCGAGGGGCACGAAGAGGAGGCTGTCCTGCATGGTGCCTGAAAGGTAAAAATAATCGATTTTATAATGGAAGAAGGCCCCATCGAGAGAGGCCTTTTCCATCAACGGCTTCAGTTTTGCGATCCTGCTGCCGATCTCTTCTTTTGAAGCGTATTGCATAGACCGTCCTACTTATCCTTCCACACTGCCTTTCTCTTCTCCATGAATGCGCTTATGCCTTCATTGGCATCTTCCGTCTTCATGCAGTCGTGGAGGTAGATCATCTCCGATGCCTTGAGGGCTTCCATGAAGTCCACATTGAGCCCGGCCTTGATGGCCCGTCTCGTCCACATGGCCACCGGACGGCTCTTGTTCAGGAACTCGGCGAGGAACTTGTCCACCCCTTCCTTGAAATTTTCAACGGGAATGACTGCGTTCACGAGGCCGATCGCCTCGGCTTCCTTCGCGCTGATCACTTTGCCCGTGAGCAGCAGCTCATAGGTTTTTTTAAGTCCGATGATCTTGGGGAACCATGCAGCCGCCACGGGAGGGAATACGCCCACGGCGATCTCAGGCTGACCGATCCTCGATTTCTCCGACGCGATCACGATATCGCAGAAGGCCATAAGCTCGCACCCTCCACCCAGGGACCTCCCATTCACTACCGCCACGGTCGTCACATCGAGCTCCGCCATGAGTCGGAACATGCGATGGAAGACTTCGATCATCTCGTTCACTTTGTCAGGGGTATGGTCCGCTACGTCGACGCCGTCACAGAACGCCTTTTCTCCTGCGTGGTCAAAGACGAGGAGCTGTACGGTAGGATCCTTTTTCACTTCCATAATTACCTGGTTGATCTCTTTCATCATCGAGATAGTGAGCCAGTTGGAAGGAGGCGTATTCAGGGTGATCCGTGCTACTTTATTCTTATTCTCATATGTGATGGAATTGAAGCTCATGATAATTCTCCCTTCTTTCCCGCCCCACCTTGTGCGGCGCCGATGACGGGCCTTCATTCGAGAGGGGCTGGTCTTGTTTTATTCCTGCGCCCGCAATACCCTCATAGGGTGAATAAAAAAGGGGGGGATATACCCCCCCTTCGTAATGCGCGTCTTACTTGGGTTTGCCCATAACAGCGCCCATGAAATTGTCGTCCACCAGTGCGCCCTCTGCGATGAGCTGGCGATACTTGATGAAATCGATTGTATCCATACCGGTGATCTTCTTGGTGTTGAATGCGCCGAAACCGAGATAGGCTTCGCCCATCATGTTCGTGGCCAGCCAGTATCTGTGGTCGTTCTTCATGGTATCCCAGAAGAATTTCTTTTTCTGACGGATGCCGTCGATTGACTTGTTCAGGCATCCCGGGAAGAGGTTCGCGAAGGTCCAGACGACCTTGTTGACCTCTGCGTCGAGGAGTGCGAAATCGTAGTCGTTGTTTTTCAGTTTCTCGTTGACCCAGCCTCTGGCCTGTTTGCCCTCGTCGCCGGTCTTGTTCTCGCCGTAAACGATCTCGCCGTCTTTGACGTATGACTCGGTGATTACCTGCGGGTTCCTTACCCATTTGCCGCTGTCGTCTTTCAGGACGGGGACTGCCTTGGAGATGAGGTTTTTCGCCTTCATCTTATATGCGGACCACATCTCGCAGCTTACGCAGTTCCACATTGCATCTTCTGCGGTCAGGAACCACGGGAGGAAATCGGAGGAGCCGCCCACAGGGGCTGAACCATGACGCGGACCGGCCTGGCCGTAGATGGCGAGGTCGGAAGAGATAGCGAGGTCACAGGCAAGGCCGATTTCCTGGCCGCCGGCGACTCTCATGCCGTTTACGCGGGAGATAACGGGTTTCTTGCACATAAGGATGGCATCGACCATGTTGTTGAAGAGTTCCATGTATGAGCCGTACTCTTCCGGACGCATGCTGTAATATTCTGAATATTCTTTCGTGTTGCCGCCCGTGCAGAAGGCCATCGGGCCTGTGCCGGTGAAAACGACGGCCACGACCGAGCGGTCGGTGGAGGAGTTCTCGAAGCCTGCGATTACGCCCTTCACCATCTCGGTGGTGTAGGAGTTATACTGGCCAGGGTTGTTCAGCCTGATCCATGCGACATAAAGACCCGGAACTACATTGCCCTTCGGGTCCGTGAGGGGTTTCTTTTCGTATACGGTGCAGGGAGCTTCCGTTCCCCAATGGTTTTCGCCGTGCCTGCTGTGATCCTTCATCGATTCTTCTCTGGGCATCCAACTCAGCATAAATTTCCTCCTTATAAGGTTTATTAGACGTCGTTAAAAATCAGGTGTCAAAACAACTCTCTTTGCGGGAGAGCCGGCCTTGTGAATCTCTTCGAAGGTGGCCGCGATCGTGCTCATGGGCCGAACCTCGACGAAGGGATCGATCGTGATCTTCTTGGAGAGGACCATGTCGAGAACGATCGGATAATACTCGGGCAGGCAGCCCCAGGTCCCGATGACTTCCGCGTCGAAAGCCATGAGCTTGGAGAACATATACTCGCTCTTCGCCATGCCGAAACCGACGAGGACCAGTTTGCCTACGAATGAAAGAAGGTCGAGGGCCAGTTCCTGGCCGGCTTTCGAGCCTGTTACTTCGAAGATCTTCCAGCCCGTGTTATCGACGGCTTTGGATTTGCAGAACGCTCTCCATTCGCCCACTACATCTTTATTCGTCTTGTCGATGGTGCTTATTACCGCGTCGCACCCATATTCCAGGGCTCTTTTGAGTTTATCGGGATTCCGGGCGATGCCGATGACGTTCTTCGCGCCGAGGGCTTTCGCGGTCTGGGCCATATAGACGCCTACGCCGCCTGTCGCTCCGATGATAATTACATTGTCGCCCGGTTGCAGGTCGGCTCTCTTGGCCGCCTGATAGGGAGTCGTTACCGCATCAGCCACCACGGCGAGCTGCTCGAGGGCATAGCTTCCCCTGTTCTTGACTTCGCAGAGGTCTACCGTAGGGACAGGTATATAGTTCGCGAAACCGCCGTACACGCCGATAGAGTTTCCCGGCATCTTCTGGGCGAGGCACCTGTTGCCCCTGCCTGTCTT harbors:
- a CDS encoding sugar phosphate isomerase/epimerase, which produces MPTSLRHESGKSAKVKILFSTGCLYYLPIRDIFTIAGEAGFEGCDLVIDSRFNDPRFIDKVRECLDILPVYSVHAPFAKMRSWGSSQEILSRTLEIGSILGAGVVNFHPPSWYSMEMKFFRWFKKVKDFQEEFECRGCSLAVENMPLLGKRLMLAPYVLNAYEDLISFGMERNLYFTFDTTHLGTFGGDVVAAFLKFFSTGRLKNIHISDYGGYKSHLFLGRGDLPVAKLLNTARRLGYDEYVTLELAPHELPKTRPWLVKMLEYQASLLKLHLGVSRNG
- a CDS encoding Xaa-Pro peptidase family protein; its protein translation is MQYASKEEIGSRIAKLKPLMEKASLDGAFFHYKIDYFYLSGTMQDSLLFVPLDGEPILFVKQEINRARRESPLSAIIPIRSHKDIKTHISPMKRVGLQLDVIPYNDVVKFQEIIDDAELINVSPLTKELRKIKSPFEIGLMERAAAIQKEVYGIIPSILKEGMTEIEIGGILEAHAKKLGHEGLLRTRSLNYEAYTWHIISGRTGSIVSQSDSPMGGLGLSPAFPVGASMKKVRKNEPILIDFGICYHGYQVDQTRMYAIGSMPDLYILAYEACREIHYRVLEKALTGMVSRDLFEYSVDLADELGFGDVYLGYKPHKVRFLAHGIGIELAEFPFISATHDYPLEEGMVFAIEPKIVFPKKGACGIENTVVIENGKYRILTDIDERIMIL
- the had gene encoding 6-hydroxycyclohex-1-ene-1-carbonyl-CoA dehydrogenase; translated protein: MADVPNVIKQWQMVQPTSVNRETKEVTPGKLAVAEIPVPELKEGEVLVKVAGCGVCHTDLGYFFDGVPTVSKPPLALGHEIAGTVVAGDAAWIGKEVIIPAVMPCRKCILCKTGRGNRCLAQKMPGNSIGVYGGFANYIPVPTVDLCEVKNRGSYALEQLAVVADAVTTPYQAAKRADLQPGDNVIIIGATGGVGVYMAQTAKALGAKNVIGIARNPDKLKRALEYGCDAVISTIDKTNKDVVGEWRAFCKSKAVDNTGWKIFEVTGSKAGQELALDLLSFVGKLVLVGFGMAKSEYMFSKLMAFDAEVIGTWGCLPEYYPIVLDMVLSKKITIDPFVEVRPMSTIAATFEEIHKAGSPAKRVVLTPDF
- a CDS encoding enoyl-CoA hydratase/isomerase family protein gives rise to the protein MSFNSITYENKNKVARITLNTPPSNWLTISMMKEINQVIMEVKKDPTVQLLVFDHAGEKAFCDGVDVADHTPDKVNEMIEVFHRMFRLMAELDVTTVAVVNGRSLGGGCELMAFCDIVIASEKSRIGQPEIAVGVFPPVAAAWFPKIIGLKKTYELLLTGKVISAKEAEAIGLVNAVIPVENFKEGVDKFLAEFLNKSRPVAMWTRRAIKAGLNVDFMEALKASEMIYLHDCMKTEDANEGISAFMEKRKAVWKDK
- the oah gene encoding 6-oxocyclohex-1-ene-1-carbonyl-CoA hydratase — protein: MLSWMPREESMKDHSRHGENHWGTEAPCTVYEKKPLTDPKGNVVPGLYVAWIRLNNPGQYNSYTTEMVKGVIAGFENSSTDRSVVAVVFTGTGPMAFCTGGNTKEYSEYYSMRPEEYGSYMELFNNMVDAILMCKKPVISRVNGMRVAGGQEIGLACDLAISSDLAIYGQAGPRHGSAPVGGSSDFLPWFLTAEDAMWNCVSCEMWSAYKMKAKNLISKAVPVLKDDSGKWVRNPQVITESYVKDGEIVYGENKTGDEGKQARGWVNEKLKNNDYDFALLDAEVNKVVWTFANLFPGCLNKSIDGIRQKKKFFWDTMKNDHRYWLATNMMGEAYLGFGAFNTKKITGMDTIDFIKYRQLIAEGALVDDNFMGAVMGKPK